The following are from one region of the Deltaproteobacteria bacterium HGW-Deltaproteobacteria-6 genome:
- a CDS encoding acyl-CoA dehydrogenase produces the protein MVSAMGNNQRSMYSSERFAAADVIQASCCSLKNKYSKSGSLIDKKQKNFKEANMSLNQLIDSRDVRFTLFEMLELEKLNRFDAFKDFDRSVYEDTLELAEKIAIQQFYPTNAEGDKTGLKFDAKTGEVKVPESFKKGFNAYIESGFHSLALSQEMGGMGLPQSISMACAEYFNAGNTALTMYCGSITGALAIIAPFANKELYDMVVPKLLEGKWGGTMCLTEPSAGSDVGALKSKAVKQADGTYLITGSKIFISNGEHDMNENIIHPVLARIEGDPEGTKGISIFVVPKFLINKDGSLGERNDMICSGIEHKMGLKGNATSSLNFGDNGKCIGYLLGKERQGMQIMFHLMNAARIHTGVQALGCSSAAYLHAVTYARNRVQSALITNPKGGPVAIINHPDVKRMLLYMKSNVEGMSMLCLFLAYHEDIMHASKDPEEVKRATGIVEILTPIVKAGISDASWLVTAEAMQVYGGYGFCQEYPVEQYARDTKVFSIYEGTNAIQSLDLVMRKILMNPEMYNYSQLREWMNGTIAKAKGVVDDKYVNPVIDGLAKFDEMIEMMKKQLGEMKILLLLNNATPFQQAMYPLILAWLHLWSLTITTPKAKALLGDAKGADRAKIIADNPEAAYYSGRVLSAQFYIGAEFPKFYGRIACIMNNEGAVLKVESDNFTGALKE, from the coding sequence ATGGTATCTGCTATGGGAAATAACCAACGTTCAATGTATTCTTCTGAGCGTTTTGCTGCCGCGGATGTGATTCAGGCGTCCTGTTGCAGTTTAAAAAATAAATATTCGAAGAGTGGATCACTCATCGATAAAAAACAAAAAAATTTTAAGGAGGCAAATATGTCGTTAAATCAGTTAATCGATTCACGTGATGTCCGTTTTACCCTGTTTGAAATGCTGGAACTGGAAAAATTGAACCGGTTTGATGCATTCAAAGATTTTGACCGGAGCGTCTATGAAGATACGCTCGAACTGGCGGAGAAGATTGCCATACAGCAGTTTTACCCGACCAATGCCGAAGGGGACAAGACGGGCCTGAAGTTCGATGCCAAAACGGGCGAGGTCAAGGTTCCCGAATCGTTCAAAAAGGGATTCAATGCCTATATCGAGTCAGGATTTCATTCCCTGGCCCTGTCTCAGGAAATGGGCGGAATGGGTCTCCCTCAGAGTATTTCCATGGCCTGCGCCGAGTATTTCAATGCCGGAAACACAGCCCTGACGATGTATTGCGGCTCGATCACCGGGGCGCTCGCCATCATCGCCCCCTTTGCCAATAAGGAATTGTATGACATGGTCGTTCCCAAGCTTCTGGAAGGAAAATGGGGCGGCACCATGTGTCTGACCGAACCCTCCGCCGGATCCGATGTCGGGGCTCTCAAGAGCAAGGCAGTCAAGCAAGCCGACGGCACCTATCTGATCACCGGCTCAAAGATCTTCATCTCCAACGGCGAACACGACATGAACGAGAACATCATTCACCCGGTCCTCGCGAGAATCGAAGGCGATCCGGAAGGAACGAAGGGCATCTCGATCTTCGTCGTTCCCAAATTCCTCATCAACAAGGACGGCTCCCTGGGCGAGCGCAACGACATGATCTGTTCCGGCATCGAGCACAAGATGGGCCTTAAAGGAAACGCCACCTCATCGCTGAATTTCGGTGATAACGGCAAGTGCATAGGCTACCTGCTGGGTAAAGAACGCCAGGGGATGCAGATCATGTTCCATCTCATGAACGCAGCCCGCATCCACACAGGCGTCCAGGCCCTGGGTTGCTCCAGCGCCGCTTACCTGCACGCTGTGACTTACGCCCGCAACAGGGTACAGAGCGCTCTCATTACGAATCCCAAGGGCGGCCCCGTTGCCATTATCAATCACCCCGACGTCAAGCGTATGCTCCTTTACATGAAGAGCAACGTCGAGGGGATGAGTATGCTGTGCCTCTTCCTTGCCTATCACGAGGATATCATGCATGCATCGAAAGATCCCGAAGAAGTGAAAAGAGCGACCGGCATCGTCGAAATCCTGACTCCGATCGTGAAGGCCGGCATCTCCGACGCCTCCTGGCTCGTCACCGCCGAGGCGATGCAGGTTTACGGCGGTTACGGCTTCTGCCAGGAATACCCGGTCGAACAGTACGCTCGCGACACCAAAGTATTTTCAATTTATGAGGGAACTAACGCCATCCAGTCGCTCGACCTGGTCATGCGCAAGATTCTCATGAATCCCGAGATGTACAACTACTCTCAGCTCAGGGAATGGATGAATGGCACGATTGCGAAGGCCAAAGGCGTCGTCGACGATAAGTATGTCAATCCGGTAATCGATGGCCTGGCAAAATTCGACGAGATGATCGAGATGATGAAAAAGCAGCTGGGCGAAATGAAGATTCTCCTCCTGCTCAATAACGCCACCCCCTTCCAGCAGGCCATGTATCCGCTGATTCTGGCCTGGCTGCATCTGTGGAGCCTCACGATCACCACGCCCAAAGCCAAAGCGCTTCTGGGCGATGCCAAGGGAGCGGATCGCGCGAAGATCATCGCGGACAACCCGGAAGCAGCCTACTACAGCGGCCGCGTGCTGTCGGCGCAGTTTTACATCGGCGCGGAATTCCCCAAATTCTACGGCCGCATCGCCTGCATCATGAACAATGAAGGCGCGGTACTGAAGGTAGAGTCGGACAACTTTACCGGAGCATTGAAAGAGTAA
- a CDS encoding long-chain fatty acid--CoA ligase — protein MTTKPWHKFYDYYVPHSISYPHYPAQRIFQLTAGAHPNKICTVFYGTELTYWQVREQVLRLANALAASGVKKGDRVGIHLPNCPQFIVTYLAVMHLGGIVVNMNPLYTATELKFIIENTTMETMITFDMVLPAVRPVVKETGLKRVIVTKITDYINGLGVSTAKSLELEEGWLHFSELIENCKDTRLPRIPIAPSDPAMIQFTGGTTGFPKGALLTHGNLVAATFQAGMWASPGAYSPLAMSQQDRSALCVLPFFHVYGNIVAMNWSFFGCATQILVPRFDIDEILDTIIKAGHITYFPAVPTMITAIVNHPKAASLDLGKYLGLLNSGGAPMPVELIERVIDLGITFNEGYGLSETSSITIANPIAYNKVGSIGIPMADNDFRIVNVDNGTEDVKPGEAGELLVKGPTVMKGYWNNPEETANQLTDGWLHTGDIAQVDDDGFIFIVDRKKDMIIASGFNIYPREIEEVLYEHPKVSEAVAIGIPHDYRGETVKIFVVLQPGEKATEQEIIDFCKVKMTAYKVPKIVEFREAVPKSAVGKILRKVLRDEELAKLKK, from the coding sequence ATGACAACGAAACCCTGGCATAAATTCTACGATTACTACGTTCCCCACTCCATCAGTTACCCTCACTATCCGGCGCAAAGGATTTTTCAACTGACCGCCGGAGCGCACCCGAATAAAATCTGCACTGTTTTTTATGGAACGGAGCTGACCTACTGGCAGGTTCGCGAGCAGGTGCTGCGTTTAGCCAACGCCCTGGCCGCAAGCGGCGTGAAAAAAGGCGACCGTGTGGGCATTCATCTGCCCAACTGTCCGCAGTTCATTGTGACCTATCTGGCCGTTATGCATCTGGGCGGCATAGTCGTGAATATGAATCCGCTCTATACGGCAACCGAACTGAAATTCATCATTGAGAACACCACCATGGAAACCATGATTACCTTTGACATGGTTTTGCCTGCCGTGCGGCCGGTGGTGAAGGAAACCGGACTGAAACGCGTGATCGTTACGAAGATCACGGATTACATCAATGGTCTGGGGGTGAGTACGGCCAAAAGTCTGGAACTGGAGGAAGGCTGGCTGCACTTTTCCGAACTCATTGAAAACTGCAAGGACACGCGTCTGCCCCGTATTCCGATCGCGCCTTCCGATCCGGCGATGATCCAGTTTACCGGCGGGACGACCGGCTTTCCCAAAGGCGCGCTTCTGACGCACGGCAATCTGGTGGCTGCCACTTTCCAGGCGGGCATGTGGGCCTCTCCTGGCGCATACTCGCCTCTGGCCATGTCGCAGCAGGATCGCAGCGCCTTGTGCGTGCTGCCGTTTTTCCATGTGTACGGCAACATTGTCGCGATGAACTGGTCGTTTTTCGGATGCGCTACGCAAATTCTCGTGCCGCGCTTTGATATTGACGAAATTCTGGATACGATCATCAAAGCCGGCCATATTACCTATTTCCCGGCGGTGCCCACGATGATCACCGCCATTGTCAATCATCCCAAGGCGGCCAGCCTCGATCTGGGCAAATATCTCGGACTGCTCAATTCCGGAGGCGCGCCCATGCCTGTCGAATTGATCGAACGCGTGATTGATCTGGGCATTACATTTAATGAGGGGTACGGGCTCAGTGAAACCAGCTCGATTACGATTGCCAACCCGATTGCCTATAATAAAGTCGGTTCCATCGGCATTCCGATGGCGGACAATGATTTCCGCATCGTGAATGTGGACAACGGTACGGAAGACGTCAAACCGGGGGAGGCAGGCGAGCTTCTGGTCAAGGGACCCACCGTTATGAAGGGTTACTGGAATAATCCCGAAGAAACAGCCAATCAGTTAACGGACGGCTGGCTGCACACCGGTGATATTGCGCAGGTGGATGACGACGGGTTCATCTTTATCGTGGATCGCAAGAAAGATATGATCATTGCCAGCGGCTTTAATATTTATCCGCGCGAGATTGAGGAAGTCCTCTACGAACATCCCAAAGTGTCGGAGGCGGTGGCGATCGGCATTCCGCACGATTACCGGGGAGAGACTGTGAAGATTTTTGTTGTCCTGCAACCCGGTGAAAAAGCCACCGAACAGGAGATTATCGATTTCTGTAAAGTGAAGATGACGGCCTACAAGGTGCCCAAGATCGTGGAATTCCGCGAGGCCGTTCCCAAGTCGGCGGTCGGCAAGATTCTGCGCAAAGTATTGCGGGATGAAGAACTGGCGAAATTAAAGAAATAA
- a CDS encoding 3-hydroxybutyryl-CoA dehydrogenase, which produces MKAEDVKKIAMIGAGDMGHGIAAACLLGGYSVVLRDIEQKYVDKGVAGIIASLEKFKEKGKITPDAFANALVRLTPMVDLQTAVKDADFVIEAVPEKLELKQSVFADLDKFAPQHAILASNTSNISITDIAAATKRPDKVIGYHFFNPALLMKLVEVIKGKQTSDESIQIGYDIAKQIKKVPVIVKKDSPGFIYNRVNEPTLLLLSKILEAGHPSPEEFDAAFKPVMAMAPFELVDYVGIDVAAHGLEYFAQVLSKEYKPSDAMMAYLKSGNLGKKTGKGFYDWSKGRPAIDLGKATKEFDLNQLIALQVNEATKLLEEGVVDDPKEIDLAMANGGGSPFGPFALAQGIGYPELVYKLNELHKKFHLDIFKPTKTLKEGKIKL; this is translated from the coding sequence ATGAAAGCTGAAGACGTAAAGAAGATTGCGATGATCGGCGCCGGAGATATGGGGCACGGGATTGCCGCTGCCTGTCTGCTGGGAGGCTACAGCGTTGTCCTGCGGGATATCGAACAGAAGTATGTCGATAAGGGCGTTGCGGGAATCATCGCGAGTCTGGAAAAATTCAAGGAGAAAGGCAAGATAACACCGGATGCTTTTGCCAATGCGCTGGTGCGTCTGACCCCGATGGTTGATTTGCAGACTGCCGTGAAGGATGCGGATTTTGTCATTGAAGCCGTGCCGGAAAAGCTGGAACTCAAACAAAGCGTTTTTGCCGATTTGGATAAATTTGCGCCTCAGCACGCCATTCTGGCGTCGAATACATCCAATATCAGCATTACGGACATTGCGGCAGCCACCAAAAGACCGGACAAGGTCATCGGGTATCATTTTTTCAATCCCGCCCTGCTCATGAAACTGGTTGAAGTCATCAAGGGCAAACAGACATCCGACGAATCCATTCAGATCGGCTATGATATCGCCAAACAAATCAAAAAAGTTCCCGTTATTGTAAAGAAAGACTCTCCGGGTTTTATTTACAACCGGGTGAACGAACCCACGCTGCTTTTGCTCTCCAAAATTCTGGAAGCGGGGCATCCCTCGCCTGAAGAATTTGACGCGGCATTCAAACCTGTTATGGCCATGGCGCCATTCGAACTGGTGGATTATGTCGGCATTGATGTGGCCGCGCACGGCCTTGAGTATTTTGCGCAGGTGCTTTCCAAAGAGTATAAACCATCGGATGCGATGATGGCCTATCTGAAGTCCGGCAACCTGGGCAAAAAAACGGGGAAGGGTTTTTATGACTGGTCCAAAGGAAGGCCCGCCATTGATCTGGGCAAGGCCACAAAGGAATTCGACCTCAATCAACTGATTGCCCTGCAGGTCAATGAAGCCACCAAGCTCCTGGAGGAAGGCGTTGTGGATGATCCTAAAGAAATTGATCTGGCGATGGCCAACGGCGGCGGTTCGCCTTTCGGACCCTTTGCGCTGGCGCAGGGCATCGGTTATCCGGAACTGGTCTACAAACTAAACGAGCTGCACAAAAAATTTCACCTGGATATATTTAAACCCACCAAAACACTGAAAGAGGGCAAAATCAAACTGTGA
- a CDS encoding histidinol-phosphate transaminase, with amino-acid sequence MSRYWSQTVKNIRPYVPGEQPKDRKYIKLNTNENPYPPSPRVIEAIKNAANETLRLYPDPSGDELRDAIAGAFGLKRDNVFIGNGSDELLAFCFPAFFEPAGLPVLFADVTYSFYPVYAEFFRTPYRLIEADDEFNVPVEGYLRENGGIIIANPNAPSGRGVSLADIENILKQNENSVVILDEAYVDFGGASAVGLINRYPNLLVIRTLSKSYSLAGLRVGFALGDRGLIEGIIRVKDSINSYTVDRLAQIGAREAIKDDDYFQQTRSKIIRTRERVSARLKEMGFNVIPSAANFVFASNPQCPGRVLFQQLREQGILVRYFDKPKIDNFLRVTIGTDEEMDRFLSAVAVICEKRI; translated from the coding sequence ATGAGCCGATACTGGAGTCAAACGGTTAAAAACATCAGGCCTTACGTTCCGGGCGAACAGCCGAAAGACCGGAAGTATATCAAACTGAATACCAATGAAAACCCTTATCCGCCGTCTCCCAGAGTCATCGAAGCCATCAAAAATGCGGCCAATGAAACGCTGCGGCTTTATCCGGATCCGTCAGGAGACGAACTCAGAGATGCCATTGCCGGAGCCTTCGGACTGAAAAGGGACAATGTGTTTATCGGCAACGGTTCCGATGAACTGCTGGCGTTTTGTTTCCCGGCCTTTTTTGAACCCGCGGGTCTTCCCGTACTTTTTGCCGACGTCACATACAGCTTTTATCCGGTGTACGCGGAGTTTTTTCGCACGCCTTACCGGTTGATCGAAGCGGATGATGAATTCAATGTGCCGGTTGAAGGTTATCTTCGGGAAAACGGCGGCATCATCATCGCCAATCCCAATGCGCCCAGCGGAAGAGGTGTTTCACTTGCCGACATCGAAAATATTTTGAAACAAAATGAAAACAGCGTGGTGATTCTTGATGAGGCCTATGTTGATTTTGGCGGCGCTTCCGCGGTCGGGTTGATTAATCGTTATCCGAATTTGCTGGTGATCCGGACGTTGTCCAAGTCCTATTCACTGGCCGGACTGCGGGTGGGATTCGCTTTAGGCGACCGGGGCCTGATTGAAGGAATCATCAGGGTAAAAGATTCGATCAATTCCTATACGGTTGATCGTCTTGCCCAGATAGGCGCACGGGAAGCCATTAAGGATGACGATTATTTTCAGCAGACAAGATCTAAAATCATCAGGACACGGGAGCGTGTCTCGGCAAGACTCAAAGAAATGGGTTTCAACGTCATTCCTTCTGCGGCCAACTTTGTTTTTGCCAGCAACCCGCAATGCCCCGGACGTGTCCTGTTTCAGCAGCTTCGGGAGCAGGGCATTCTGGTCCGCTACTTTGACAAGCCTAAAATTGACAATTTCCTGCGTGTGACGATTGGAACAGACGAGGAAATGGACCGCTTTCTTTCCGCCGTTGCCGTTATTTGCGAAAAGCGGATATAA
- a CDS encoding peptidylprolyl isomerase, with the protein MKQTRWGFSTVVLLLLIFTAGESLCAEKPSLADGLYAKLTTSKGDILIQLEFEKTPLTVVNFVGLAEGTIMSTRGKGVRFYNGLAFHRVIPDFMIQGGGTGGPGYNFPDEIDATLKHDAPGILSMANAGPGTNGSEFFITHTKTPWLDGKHTVFGHVVSGQDVVDAIRKGDTIKNINIIRIGVKANAFKADQETFDTLLAGLKQKKQ; encoded by the coding sequence ATGAAACAGACGAGATGGGGTTTTTCAACAGTCGTTCTTTTGCTGCTTATTTTCACGGCGGGTGAGAGCCTTTGCGCTGAAAAACCGTCGCTTGCCGACGGGCTCTATGCAAAATTAACTACTTCAAAAGGCGATATCCTGATTCAACTGGAATTTGAGAAGACGCCCTTAACCGTCGTGAACTTTGTCGGCCTGGCCGAAGGCACTATTATGTCGACGCGGGGCAAGGGTGTCCGCTTTTACAATGGACTGGCCTTCCATCGCGTCATTCCGGATTTTATGATTCAAGGCGGCGGCACCGGCGGTCCGGGCTATAACTTTCCCGATGAGATTGATGCAACGCTTAAACATGATGCCCCGGGCATCTTATCCATGGCTAACGCGGGTCCCGGCACCAATGGAAGTGAATTTTTTATCACGCACACAAAAACCCCCTGGCTGGACGGCAAACATACGGTCTTTGGTCATGTGGTAAGCGGACAGGATGTTGTCGATGCCATCCGGAAGGGGGATACCATCAAAAATATTAATATCATCAGGATAGGCGTCAAGGCCAATGCGTTCAAAGCGGATCAGGAAACATTTGACACGCTGCTGGCCGGACTGAAACAAAAAAAGCAGTGA
- a CDS encoding AMP-dependent synthetase, with translation MPITEILAANAALHGDEISLIEINPEIKETAANWKDYELVETDPEKRYRREMTWREFDDKANRFANFLLGRGLQKGHKVGILLMNCLEWLPIYFGILKTGAIAVPLNYRYTEDEIKYCLDLAECDVLIFGPEFTERVAAIREQIPKVKIRLFLGQDCPAFAESYYALTACCSSTAPKITLSDDDDAAIYFSSGTTGFPKAILHAHRALMLSCEVEREHHKQTREDNFLCIPPLYHTGAKMHWFGSFLACSRAVLLRGVKPEWIIKAVSEEQITIVWLLVPWAQDILDAIEHGDLKLENYKLDQWRLMHIGAQPVPPSLIKRWKKCFPKHDYDTNYGLSESIGPGCVHLGIENIHKVGAIGKAGYKWEVRIVDENGSPVAQGAVGELCVKGPGVMKCYYNNPEATAELLKDGWLYTGDMARMDEDGFIYLVDRKKDVIITGGENIYPVQIEDFLRTHNAIKDVAVIGLPDHRLGEIVAAIIELKPGFSCSEAEIAQFCTALPRYKRPRRIMFDKVPRNPTGKIEKPRLREKYCGDESLVEAQTESH, from the coding sequence ATGCCCATTACAGAAATTCTTGCCGCGAACGCCGCCCTCCATGGCGATGAAATCAGCCTGATTGAGATCAATCCGGAAATCAAAGAGACTGCCGCAAACTGGAAAGATTATGAACTTGTCGAAACCGATCCCGAGAAGCGGTACCGGCGGGAGATGACCTGGCGTGAATTCGACGACAAAGCCAATCGTTTTGCCAACTTTTTGCTGGGCAGAGGATTGCAGAAAGGCCACAAGGTCGGGATTCTGCTGATGAACTGCCTGGAGTGGCTGCCGATTTATTTCGGTATCCTGAAAACCGGCGCCATTGCGGTGCCGCTTAACTACCGCTACACGGAAGATGAAATCAAATACTGTCTCGATCTGGCCGAATGTGACGTTTTGATCTTCGGACCGGAATTTACTGAAAGGGTTGCTGCGATCCGCGAACAGATTCCCAAGGTAAAAATACGTCTGTTTTTAGGGCAGGACTGCCCCGCGTTTGCGGAAAGTTATTATGCGCTCACCGCGTGCTGTTCCTCCACGGCTCCAAAAATCACGCTTTCCGACGACGATGACGCCGCCATTTATTTTTCATCCGGCACCACCGGTTTCCCCAAAGCGATCCTCCATGCACACCGCGCGCTGATGCTGTCCTGTGAAGTCGAAAGGGAGCACCACAAGCAGACTAGAGAGGACAATTTCCTCTGTATCCCGCCTCTTTATCACACCGGCGCGAAAATGCACTGGTTCGGCAGCTTCCTGGCCTGCAGCCGCGCCGTTCTGCTCAGAGGCGTCAAGCCGGAATGGATCATCAAAGCGGTTTCCGAAGAGCAGATCACCATCGTCTGGCTGCTGGTTCCCTGGGCGCAGGATATTCTGGATGCCATCGAACACGGAGATTTAAAACTGGAAAATTACAAGCTGGATCAATGGCGGTTGATGCACATCGGCGCGCAGCCGGTTCCACCCAGCCTGATCAAACGCTGGAAAAAATGTTTTCCGAAACACGACTACGACACCAATTATGGCCTGTCGGAATCCATTGGCCCCGGCTGCGTCCATCTTGGCATCGAAAATATCCATAAAGTCGGCGCCATCGGCAAGGCCGGTTACAAGTGGGAGGTGCGGATCGTGGATGAAAACGGCAGTCCGGTCGCACAGGGCGCCGTGGGCGAGCTTTGCGTAAAAGGCCCGGGCGTGATGAAATGCTATTACAACAATCCCGAGGCTACCGCCGAATTGCTCAAAGACGGCTGGCTGTATACGGGTGATATGGCGCGCATGGATGAAGACGGATTTATCTATCTGGTCGACCGCAAAAAAGACGTCATTATTACGGGCGGCGAGAACATCTATCCCGTGCAGATCGAGGATTTCCTGCGCACGCACAATGCGATCAAGGATGTGGCGGTGATTGGTCTTCCGGACCATCGTCTGGGTGAGATCGTCGCGGCGATCATTGAACTGAAGCCGGGATTTTCCTGCTCTGAAGCCGAGATCGCCCAGTTCTGCACCGCGCTGCCGCGCTACAAACGTCCGCGCAGAATCATGTTTGATAAGGTGCCGCGCAATCCCACCGGAAAAATTGAAAAGCCGCGGCTCCGCGAAAAGTATTGCGGCGATGAAAGCCTTGTCGAAGCGCAAACCGAAAGCCATTGA
- a CDS encoding toxin-antitoxin system HicB family antitoxin — MNKPMTYKGYTAKIEYNEEKECLTGCISDLHHIITFQGASVQEVRQAFEEAVDGYLHGCAEKNEEPEKPSDGPSVVRISPALHSVIALAARRENKTIQEWLAEARKKPGGKEK, encoded by the coding sequence ATGAATAAACCAATGACGTATAAAGGCTATACCGCAAAGATTGAATACAATGAAGAAAAAGAATGTCTTACGGGTTGTATTTCCGACCTTCACCATATCATAACTTTTCAGGGCGCCTCCGTGCAGGAGGTCAGGCAAGCCTTTGAGGAAGCCGTTGACGGTTATCTTCATGGTTGCGCCGAAAAAAATGAAGAACCGGAAAAGCCTTCCGACGGCCCTTCAGTTGTACGCATCAGTCCGGCGCTGCATAGTGTGATCGCTTTAGCCGCCAGGCGCGAAAACAAGACCATCCAGGAATGGCTTGCCGAAGCCCGCAAAAAGCCGGGCGGCAAAGAGAAGTAA
- a CDS encoding MBL fold metallo-hydrolase, with the protein MQDCQFGRVRFVCGENGGRYPFSHSLYLQGDKTKVVLDPACSLSKLTRLKDEGVDCVWLSHWHEDHIRYLNIFETCPLWLSERDFPPLTDLNVFLDWYDIQETGARAYWEKEMRETFNYRPKEKARFIADDEIIDLGGLSVQVLATPGHTPGHLSFFFPDEELLFLGDYDLTSFGPWYGDLYSSIDETIQSIRRLKAVPAKLWVAAHNAGLYRENPAGLWDNYENVIYQREERILDYLDEPKTLTEILSAWLIYGRPREPKEFYEFNEKVLVGKHLEYMARQGMIVLEKDRYVKVRPEI; encoded by the coding sequence ATGCAGGATTGTCAGTTCGGCCGTGTTCGTTTTGTCTGCGGTGAAAACGGAGGCAGGTATCCTTTCAGCCATTCATTGTATCTGCAGGGGGACAAGACAAAAGTTGTTCTTGATCCCGCCTGTTCTCTTTCTAAATTGACGCGCTTAAAAGACGAAGGGGTCGATTGTGTCTGGCTCTCCCACTGGCATGAAGATCACATCCGCTATCTGAATATTTTTGAAACTTGCCCGCTATGGCTCTCGGAAAGAGACTTTCCGCCGCTGACGGATCTTAATGTCTTTCTGGACTGGTATGACATTCAAGAGACGGGGGCTCGTGCCTACTGGGAAAAAGAGATGCGGGAAACCTTTAACTACCGCCCGAAAGAGAAAGCTCGTTTTATTGCGGATGATGAAATTATCGACCTGGGCGGCCTTTCGGTTCAGGTGCTTGCCACACCGGGTCACACGCCCGGACATCTGTCTTTCTTTTTTCCCGATGAAGAACTGCTTTTCCTGGGTGATTACGATTTGACGTCTTTCGGTCCCTGGTATGGCGATCTGTATTCCAGCATCGATGAAACCATTCAATCCATCCGCAGACTCAAAGCGGTGCCCGCGAAACTCTGGGTGGCCGCGCACAACGCGGGACTTTATCGGGAGAATCCGGCCGGGCTCTGGGATAACTATGAAAATGTCATCTACCAGCGTGAGGAGAGAATCCTGGACTACCTTGATGAACCGAAAACGCTGACGGAAATTTTATCGGCCTGGCTGATTTACGGCCGGCCCAGGGAGCCGAAGGAGTTTTATGAATTCAACGAAAAGGTTTTAGTCGGTAAACACCTGGAATATATGGCGCGGCAGGGGATGATTGTGCTGGAAAAGGACCGTTACGTAAAAGTCCGGCCGGAGATTTGA